Proteins from a genomic interval of Liolophura sinensis isolate JHLJ2023 chromosome 3, CUHK_Ljap_v2, whole genome shotgun sequence:
- the LOC135463923 gene encoding alpha-(1,3)-fucosyltransferase 4-like, which yields MAGVFIFTSYIGSGNLTLLMLEKGISADLTRTEAEMCVPKTPLIVVIDWSGYNIEGPKAYLAEGCLVTRDRSLLNHSQAVLITHGRQRKKDFPKFRRPNQRWIWYMDESPYNGFYGHEYGYKAIRDMFNWTMTYRTVSEVHIPYGWTTPRETRVPIPSSIGNRSGVAVTVMSNCKSLVHNDRLNYVLELQKYCGVEIYGRCGNKICGRYEKGLPMTNCQEVEKFLFYLAFENSDCKEYITEKLFSHGFSMGAVPVVMGAPKADYIAITPPNSFIHVEDFTGPKQLGEYLTFLSKNKTEYMKYHQWRRDYITSYRIQYVDDEPVWQALCRALKLDTGEPKRYTDLAQFWTTENCS from the coding sequence ATGGCGGGtgtctttattttcaccagCTACATCGGCTCAGGGAATTTGACACTTTTGATGCTGGAGAAAGGAATTTCGGCAGACCTAACTAGAACAGAGGCGGAAATGTGCGTCCCTAAGACGCCTCTTATCGTCGTCATAGACTGGTCTGGGTACAACATCGAAGGACCTAAGGCGTATTTAGCCGAGGGTTGTTTGGTTACTCGTGACCGCTCACTCCTTAACCACAGTCAAGCGGTCCTTATTACGCACGGCAGACAGCGCAAAAAGGATTTCCCCAAATTTCGCCGCCCTAATCAACGCTGGATTTGGTACATGGATGAGAGTCCATATAACGGTTTCTACGGGCATGAATATGGTTACAAAGCCATCAGGGATATGTTCAACTGGACAATGACATATCGCACTGTATCGGAGGTTCACATACCGTACGGGTGGACAACGCCTCGCGAGACACGAGTACCGATTCCTAGCTCCATCGGTAACCGCTCTGGTGTAGCTGTGACAGTTATGTCGAACTGTAAGTCTTTAGTTCACAACGACCGCTTGAACTACGTGCTCGAACTGCAAAAGTATTGCGGCGTGGAAATCTACGGTAGGTGTGGAAATAAGATATGCGGCAGATATGAGAAAGGTTTGCCAATGACAAACTGTCAAGAAGTCGAAAAATTCTTGTTTTATTTGGCCTTTGAGAACAGCGACTGTAAAGAGTATATAACCGAGAAATTGTTCAGTCATGGATTCAGTATGGGCGCAGTTCCGGTGGTTATGGGCGCCCCCAAAGCGGACTATATCGCGATTACTCCCCCAAATAGTTTTATACACGTGGAGGATTTTACCGGCCCTAAACAGCTGGGGGAATACCTGACTTTCTTGTCGaagaacaaaacagaatatATGAAATATCACCAATGGAGAAGGGATTATATAACATCGTATCGCATACAATACGTGGATGATGAGCCCGTGTGGCAGGCTTTGTGTAGAGCGCTGAAGCTTGACACAGGGGAACCGAAGAGATATACAGATCTGGCACAATTCTGGACAACAGAAAACTGTTCTTAG
- the LOC135463924 gene encoding mu-type opioid receptor-like, with product MDVDHTDVDAWTLSPLAKILITCLFAGISIIGVVGNFLVITLVLALPSMRTSFNLCLASLALADLMALTFQPIVTLRDLHNCDHSILGRSLCVIISSIERGSSVCGDLTFLLIGVERYTMLCHPLRTIGMWTRPKVCFVLLLIWIITVTVSIPFGYAARYEEIHANNFSDGVHDIGYHKPWIAPVQQSILGSNSTIKGTYCYIAFDIPWVMWYQTALICVSVFVPVPILATLCGKMILALRNRVSKNHCEGLGTRARRKSRSRIILMLVLVVIIFINNQLQRHNHLL from the exons ATGGACGTGGATCATACAGATGTTGACGCCTGGACTCTAAGTCCTCTGGCTAAGATTCTGATAACGTGCCTCTTCGCGGGAATCAGCATCATAGGAGTGGTGGGAAATTTCCTCGTTATCACCCTCGTTCTGGCCTTGCCGAGCATGCGCACTTCGTTCAATCTGTGCCTGGCATCGCTGGCTCTGGCGGATTTGATGGCGTTGACTTTCCAACCGATCGTCACGTTACGGGATCTTCACAACTGTGATCATTCTATCTTGGGAAGGAGTCTGT GCGTAATCATCAGCTCCATCGAAAGAGGCTCTTCCGTGTGTGGCGACCTGACATTTCTGCTGATAGGGGTGGAGCGGTACACGATGTTGTGTCACCCCCTTAGGACCATCGGTATGTGGACTCGTCCAAAAGTCTGCTTCGTACTCCTGCTCATTTGGATCATCACAGTAACCGTGTCAATTCCGTTCGGGTACGCCGCGAGGTACGAAGAAATCCACGCCAACAATTTTTCCGACGGCGTCCACGACATAGGCTACCACAAACCTTGGATCGCTCCCGTGCAGCAAAGTATCCTAGGCTCAAATTCCACCATTAAGGGAACGTACTGCTACATCGCCTTTGACATTCCTTGGGTCATGTGGTACCAAACCGCCTTGATTTGCGTCTCAGTCTTCGTCCCCGTTCCTATTCTGGCAACCCTTTGCGGTAAAATGATCCTGGCTCTAAGGAATCGGGTGTCCAAGAATCATTGTGAGGGGCTGGGAACCAGGGCAAGGCGCAAATCCCGTTCCCGAATCATCCTGATGCTTGTTCTCGTAGTAATCATCTTCATA AATAATCAGCTGCAACGACATAATCATCTGCTATGa